From a single Amphiprion ocellaris isolate individual 3 ecotype Okinawa chromosome 18, ASM2253959v1, whole genome shotgun sequence genomic region:
- the cyth3a gene encoding cytohesin-3 gives MDEDNHVPEDLSLEERDELSNIRRRKRELLDDIERLKFEIAEVMTEIEQLTCVGESKTSQRNKQIAMGRKKFNMDPKKGIQFLLENDLLQHTPEDIAQFLYKGEGLNKTVIGDYLGERDDFNIKVLQAFVELHEFADLNLVQALRQFLWSFRLPGEAQKIDRMMEAFASRYCQCNPGVFQSTDTCYVLSFAIIMLNTSLHNPNVRDKPPVERFISMNRGINEGGDLPEELLRNLYDSIKNEPFKIPEDDGNDLTHTFFNPDREGWLLKLGGRVKTWKRRWFILTDNCLYYFEYTTDKEPRGIIPLENLSIREVDEPRKPNCFELYNPNHKGQVIKACKTEADGRVVEGNHVVYRISAPTPEEKEEWIKSIKASISRDPFYDMLATRKRRIANKK, from the exons TTCCCGAGGATCTGTCCCTGGAGGAGAGGGATGAGCTATCAAACATCCGGCGGAGGAAGAGAGAGCTGCTCGATGATATtgag AGGCTGAAGTTTGAGATAGCAGAAGTCATGACGGAGATCGAGCAGCTGACGTGTGTTGGAGAAAG TAAAACATCccagagaaacaaacagatcGCCATGGGCAGGAAGAAATTCAATATGGATCCCAAAAAG gGAATCCAGTTTCTGCTGGAGAATGACCTCCTCCAGCACACTCCCGAAGACATCGCTCAGTTCCTCTACAAAGGCGAGGGCCTCAACAAGACCGTCATCGGAGACTACTTAGGCGAGCG GGATGACTTCAACATCAAGGTGCTTCAGGCTTTTGTGGAGCTACATGAGTTTGCAGACCTAAACCTCGTCCAAGCACTACG GCAGTTTCTGTGGAGTTTCCGTTTGCCAGGTGAAGCCCAGAAGATTGACCGTATGATGGAGGCCTTTGCCTCACGGTACTGCCAGTGCAACCCCGGAGTCTTCCAGTCAACAG ATACCTGCTACGTGTTGTCGTTTGCCATCATCATGCTGAACACCAGCCTTCATAACCCCAATGTCAGAGACAAGCCCCCAGTCGAGCGTTTTATCTCCATGAACAGAGGCATCAATGAGGGGGGGGATCTGCCAGAGGAGCTTCTCAGG AACCTTTACGACAGCATCAAAAACGAGCCCTTCAAAATCCCAGAGGACGACGGGAACGATCTGACGCACACATTCTTCAACCCTGACAGAGAAGGCTGGCTCTTAAAACTCG GCGGCCGGGTGAAGACTTGGAAGAGGAGGTGGTTTATTCTGACCGACAACTGCCTGTATTACTTTGAATACACAACA GATAAAGAGCCTCGTGGGATTATTCCTCTAGAAAACCTCAGTATCAGAGAGGTGGACGAGCCAAGAAAACCT AACTGCTTTGAGCTCTACAACCCCAACCACAAAGGTCAGGTGATCAAGGCCTGCAAGACAGAGGCGGATGGGCGGGTCGTCGAGGGCAACCATGTAGTGTACAGGATATCGGCCCCCACtccagaggagaaggaggagtggATCAAATCCATCAA